In Mus caroli chromosome 16, CAROLI_EIJ_v1.1, whole genome shotgun sequence, the sequence GCTTTTGGCTACCCGGGACCTGGTCAAGATTGGGGACTTTGGACTGATGCGAGCTCTGCCCCAGAATGATGACCACTATGTCATGCAAGAACACCGCAAGGTGCCCTTTGCCTGGTGAGGGGCAAGTGTTGCTGGCTTGTAGGGCCCAAGCTCCACTCCAGTCTCAGCAGATCCACACCTCCAACTCCTGGGGCCTCTGTTACCTACCACAGGACTGTCTGCCTCGGCCTGTCCTTCTCATTTCTGGACCTGGGTGCCTGTCTTAAAGACTTACATGTTTTCACATCCACCCAAGGAATTCTCCAGGAATACTGGAAGGCACAAGCAATCTAAAGGGCATGTACTTGGTGGGGGATTaaaaggcttcctggaggacTTGCTGTTAAGTTTAAAACATATGGCAAGTAGCCAGGCCAGGATGGTCAGTAGGCTTATCTGTGTAGAGCTGGCGGCAGGCGGGAATAGATTGCACCGTATCTCGTAGGCAGTGACTAACTAGTGACCTCCACGTTGGTGCTTAGCCTGCCTTGGGTCCTTGCTGGGCAGATCCTTTGCTGAGGTTGTGGAGTCTCCTAGTGCCAGAGGCAGCTAAAGGGGTAGCAAGGAGAGGTCCCAAAGAAGCCATTCCTTTgacccttgtttttttttttttttttttttttgccaggtgTGCCCCTGAGAGCCTGAAGACACGGACTTTCTCCCATGCCAGTGACACCTGGATGTTTGGGGTCACACTGTGGGAGATGTTCACCTATGGCCAGGAGCCCTGGATTGGCCTCAATGGCAGCCAGGTGAGGCAGGGTAAGGGGTATGGTTCCAATAGGGCAGGTGGGAGTGATCCGTCCCTGGTCCCCAACCTGAACAGTTGCAACTTGTTCTTTTCTTGTAGACTCCCATTTCTTGCACACCCGATATTGGTGTGGGATCTCTGAGAGCTTAACAAAAGAGAAGGGGTAGCCCAGAATGTCCCAGGACAGGGATGAGACATGAGTCCTGGGCAGGTCTCAGGCTCTGGGGACAGAGCTTTCCCATGGTGGGTGACCATGTCAGATGGTATCTTCAGCTGTAGGACAGGTCAGAGGGAAAACAGGAAGCGAAGAGGCAGGTGCTCTGCTGCCTCTAACCCCTGTCCCACTCTGGCTGGCAGATCCTGCATAAGATCGACAAGGAAGGGGAGCGCCTGCCCCGGCCGGAGGACTGCCCTCAAGACATCTACAATGTCATGGTCCAGTGCTGGGCCCACAAGCCAGAGGACAGACCCACATTTGTGGCTCTTCGggacttcctgctggaggtgagggGCAGATCTGCTCAGTCTCAGGGGAGCGCAAGCAGGTGGGGCGGTCTGAGGCTTTGTCCTGGACTGAGCAGTGACCTGTTTCTGCCCCCAGGCTCAGCCCACTGACATGCGGGCCCTTCAGGACTTTGAGGAGCCAGATAAACTGCACATCCAGATGAATGATGTCATCACTGTCATCGAGGGAAGGTAGGGCTGTGGGCTGCACTGGGACTTCGTAGAGGGCACAGATGGAGAGGCTcccatggcagcaggcaggcaggagtggGCAGTGTCAGAGGTGACAGGCCCCACACTGCTGAGAGCTGCTTCAGTGGGGTTTTCCCTGCCTAACCTCAGCCCCACTGCCCTTTCCCACTGGAGCCCAGCCCTGGCTGTGTGTGTATTAGGGACCAAAAGCCCTTGTGCTAAAGATTAGGCTGCGGCCCAGCTTGGCCTCAGAATTGGAGGCCAGACTAGAATTGCTGGGTGTTTCTCGTTCTCCTCCTCCGGTGTCccccaacacccccaccccagtttctTGAGAGAAGCTTCTTAAggaagctggccttaaactcttcATCTCTCAGGTACTGGGGTTGTAAGTGTGAGTGGCCGTGCCCACACATAGGAGTCTGACCATTTCTCTTGGTGCCTTTCAGACCCCAGGTCCCCTTGCCCTGCTCTGCCTCATCCTTTCGCAACTTCCCATCCCTCCTGTGAGCCTCCCGGGGTGTCCTAGTCATGGGCCCCCTCCATCCACCGCTCTGCCCTCCTGCCCCACCCTTCTCCCAGCCCTTCCTGGTAAGGACTGCTGTGTGTCTGACTACTGAAACTCTCGATTCCCGGCAGCCTCCCTTGAACCAGCTTCCTACCTGCACCCCCATGTTTCTAGGCTGAGCACCCCACCCTCTGCTGGCCCTTCCTCCAGTCATCCAATCCCTAGAGTGTCTGAGGAAACTGTCTGGGGCCTGGGCTTTGGCACTGGGTGAGTGTGGAGGACCAGGAAGAAAGTGAAGCAGAAGGGGATTCCCTGTACTCCCCTCCTGACTCAGAACTGGGTCAGGATGCCTGTAGGGGCCTTCAGTGTATCTGTGCCTTACTGGGTTAGTGAATGGGGTGAGTCTCAGCCTGAGTCAGTGGAACGGGCTCTGGTTGTCTTGGATTTACTGGAACCCACTGTGGCTCCTGTTCCTTGCCGCAGGCCAGGGCTCACTCTCATATTGGGCTCATGTTCCATTCTTGAAACAAGAGTGATGTTCCAGCAGGTTACAGAGAATGGGAGTTGGTGGAgataggagaaaggagagaattgTTAGGTAAGacatagaagcaggaaggagcCACATGTGGGTCTGGAcctgaggggaagggaggggtgcAGGACATAGTACTCTGGGAACAGCCTAAGATAGAAGAATGGGGCTGGGTGGGAGCCCTCCTTGGAGGTACCTAGCAAAGACTACTTAAAGCCAGAAGTTGGCCTGTGGCCATCCCTATATACTGGAGCCAGAAAGGCCCAATTCCACCTCTGTCCTGTGCTCCTCTGGCCCCAAGTCTCTACCAGTCCCATTTCCTGCTCCGTTTGGAGCCTATGTTCCCTCGGGGCAACTCAGGAGCTTCCTGTGTGTCTCTAGAAGTGGTGCCCTGGGTCACTGAGAGCACAGCCAGCTGTAGGAGGGGCCAGGGGAGTGGCTTTTCTGGGAGGTTGTCCTGGGTGCACCCTGTCCTGCCCTTCCGCCCCAGGCTCCTGCTGGCTTCAGCTGCTAATACTGCCACAGCGGATGGGTCAACTTCTGGACTGCCTTCTTCTGAGGTGCCAGCTCTTACTCGGTCCCTAGAACTGctcaggaggtgggaggtgagagacaTGAGCCCCAGCAGCCTCTGAGCTCTTAGGAGTGGGCCCATGTGCCTCTGGTTCCTGAGCATTCTCCCCTCTCATCCCCGGATTGCTGTTGGTTTGCCTGCCTCGTCTCCATGTCTCCAGGTGCATGGGCGTTGAATGTCTTGTTGGAttaggtctgtctgtctgactctctcttcctctggctcctgaCTTCCGTATCTCTTGTCTCAttgctttgtatttctcttttctgaaactgtttttggtgtgtttcctGGTCCCAACGCTATGACTCTGTAGGCTTAGACTCTGTAAGCTTCGTCTGTAAGCTCAGTCTCAGGGTTTGGGGCAGATAGAGGACACTGAGGTTTTCCATGAACTGGGTCTAGGGGGCTCTGTCTAGACCGAGAGGTATGCCaagagcatggtggcacatgcctttaattccagcactggggaggcagaaacaggaggatttctatgagtttgaagccagcctgatatacaaaatgaattccaggacagataggatcacatagagagacccagtccacaaaaacaaacactactAAACAGTGAAAACAGCCTTGAAGATAAAGGGATGGCTAGCCTCTCCTGAGGGTCTCATGGGGAGCGCAAGGTGGCTACCAACCCCTTTGTGTGATTTCTCAGAGTGGTATTGCGAAGAGGCAGAGGTTTTGAAATCTATTGGCAGGTtcttggcctggcctggcctgcagCCTCCACTTCCTGTGGTAGGAGGGGTGGAAGGCATTGAGTCTGTGCCCTCAAAGGGACAAGGTAGGGCTGTATGCGCTGAACAGAATGTTCGGGTAACATCTTTACCTCGGCTGCACCTCAGAGGTGGGCCGAGTCGAGTCTGGTCTAGCGCCCCGGGAAGTGTGGGGCTGCCTTGTGGAGGAGCTGCGGGTGTTAGGAGAAACCAGGGTGTGGGGCAGGCGTGCTGCTCTGTGTGTCTCACCGGCCGCCCTGTTTGTGGGCTGTGGTCCCTTTCTCTCCTTAGAATGGATCTGCTATTTTCAGAGAGGACTTTTCTTTCTCAGGGTGttgtcctttctccttccttccttccttcccggCCCTTCCTACCCTAAAGGCAGGGAGTAATGACAGGGTGGCTGTGTTTGTGGTGGACCAGCAGGCAGCCTTAGTGACCAGAAGGCAGCTGTGGcagtccccagcccctccccagctcctctgcTGTGGCCATGTTTCCTGGGAGGCCCTCTGGCTCTGGGACAGACAGGTGATGTGAAGgtgaggaggagacaggcagTGGTGCTGTGCTTGTACCCTGCAGCATGGTTACTTCAGCTGGTGCCTTAGCCCAGCATCTGCCCACGTCATCATGTCCGAGCAGCAGATGCAGGGGCCTCCACAGTCAGCTTCGGGGCATGTGGAGTATCCAGAGAAGGCTGTATTCTTTCCCACTTGCTCACTTGCTGTGTGGGCCTCAGCTCGGGCTCACACTGGGTCAGGTCCAGGTTTGTTCATGGTTTGTCTGCAGTGTGGACTGAGATCTTCATGGTTCACCATATCAGGAATTCTGACTTTCCCTTCTGGACCCCTTATTGTAAGGCAAGAATAGGCCCTATCAtgagaagatggggaggatggCAGGCCTGGGTCCCCACAGCTCTGCCCTCATGTGGTGCAAAGTCCCAGGAAGAAAAGGCCCGGGTTTCCATGTGTTCTGTATGTTGAACATGTTCATTCGAGGCCCGAGCAGTAACTGGAAGGCATGGTCCTAAACTCACGGGATCCCTTTGGCTACTTGTATCACTTAAAATTCCTAGAACCCTGCCAAGGAGTGAATCTAGTGGCCCTAAGGAGACCAGGGCCAGGCATTGGCTGGAGGAAGGGAATAGGTGCATTGTGGACCATGCTGGTTTTACAGGCTTAAATTGGTCTGAGTACTGGGTCTGCTGTGACCAATCATTCTGGTAAATGTACCCGTCATGTCCCGTTTCCTTATTTGTAGACTGTAGGGAAAGCTACCGACCTACCCAGAGGAGCTTAGGCTAAGGCTGAGCAAATAGCCAGGCCCTCTTCAGGGAGTGGCAGGTTATGGTGTTGCTGTTGGGGAGAATGGCCTGGTGGCTAGACTTGTCTTGAGCTCTTATCTCCAGTGCTTCGCCTGCCAAGGTAGTTAGGTTCCATGAGCCGGGGGACCTTGGTATGAGAAGGGTCCCTTTGTCTGGGGTCACTTTCACCCCGTATACCCAGTATTTACCACACTATCTCTGTCACACAGGGCTGAGAACTACTGGTGGCGTGGGCAGAATACACGGACGCTGTGTGTAGGACCCTTCCCTCGAAATGTCGTGACCTCCGTGGCTGGCCTGTCAGCCCAGGACATCAGCCAGCCTCTACAGAATAGCTTCATTCACACAGGGCATGGTGACAGTGACCCCCGCCACTGCTGGGGGTTCCCTGACAGGATCGATGAGTGAGTATCTAGAGAGCCGACGACCTAGTCCTGGGCTCCTGGGACTCGTAGCCGCTTACCACACCGCACACAAGATCTCGCACGGAGGCTCCAGAGGTTGGGCTGCCTGTTACTGATGGGTAAAGGCCGGACGTATGCTCTGAATTAAAGTGCTCTCAAAGCAGGCAGCCCCAGGAGCTGCCAGAGGCCATCCCCAAGTCATTTCCCAAGTCAGAGTGCCAGGAACAGTTAAAGCCTTATCTTGTTAGCTTTTCCACCAAGTGGGGTTCATCGTGGAAACTCTGGATCCCAGCTTTTCCTAGAGTGGGAATCTGGTGGTCAGTGAGACAGACTTTGCCTCTTGGCTGTGGACACCTGCAGTCAGGTGTTCCCATACCACATCTTGAAGCTTACACACGCTCTGGTCTCCTGACCCAAGCCTATTGCTGACACTGGTCCTCCAGCCCTGCGCTTCACACAGTTCTTCCTGTCGTTAGCTGCCTTTCTCTCATGACAGGGTGCCAGTAACAGACACAGATGGGAACTTTTCCCACCCCTGGGCTTCTCATTTGTCCTCAGGATCCTTCCTTTGGTGTGGCGTGTCTTCTACTCTTTTCATTGTGACCGCCTCCCTCACAGTGTGCGGCGGCTTTCACCTCAGGGGAGATGTGCAGGTGTCATGGGCAAGCAGAGAACTGGCTGTCTCACTCTCTGCCTGGCTGCTAAGGCTCTGCAGGAGTCTTGTCTCAGCTGCTTTGTTCCAGAAGCTCGCCTCCTAGACAGGAGTGGGGAATGGAGACGGGTTGGGACAAGGTGTAGGTGCCAGAGAGGCCCAAACTGGCTGAGTCCTGAGGATGCGCTGGGGTGGGGAGGCCAGGGCGGTCCTTGCTGGGCCCTTGCTCGTCATCATATTCTCCCCAGTATAGCTCTGCACATCTATGGGGCAGGCGAGGAAACCCCGAAAATGAACTCATTCTGACTTGTTAAAATGGCCCATGTCACCCCAACAGAGGAGGCTCCCCCTTTTGGCACACAGGAAGACACTTGATACCTGCATCTCCTTCAGGGGTTTCCAGAGTTTAGGGCCCTGAACCTATGAGGTCAGCTCTCATGTTGTGTATACAGGTCCAGGCAGGAGTGAGCTTACTTCCCAGAACTGGGAGCAGGCCTGGAGGGATTCCTGGTCTCCTTTTGGTAAAGAGGGAGATCACTGAGAGTCATCTGGGGACAATACAGAGTCAGGCTCTTCCTGGTACTCTGTCCATCCTAgttagcctctgtcagctctCCTGCTAGTCCTCCATGCTCAGTGGCCCTTTCTCCAGCTGCCTCCTCCTGAGAATATGGTAAAACAGGCCTTTGTTTTCCCTTGTCCCATATCCTAGAACATCAGGCCCCTGCCTCACAGGAACCAGgtaagggggagaggaggagaggggggccCTTACAGCTAGAGGCCTGCACCCTCTCTCCCACTTTTGCTGTGCCTGAGCCGGCCCAGCCTCATTCTTCCAAGCTTTAATCAGCCTTGGTGACTAAGCCCCAGATCCCAGATAGCACAGGAGCTGGGGTGAGGTAGGAGCTCACTGCCCAGCTCAGCAGGAAGCTGCCTCCTGCCCACCCTCCTAGGGGCTAACAGCAGATGTCCAGTCTCCCGGAGGGTCTGTAGAAGAGTGTGCCAGCAGGTAGACACCTGGCATGGGTTGTCAGTTATCCATCCGGGACCAGCTTTGTCCTTGTAAGGTACTGGAGCCCTCTGAGGCAAAGGCTTCCCAGGCGCTTTCTCTTTGATAGGCACATTCTGCTGTAGGGATTAGGATCTACTCTAGATAGATAGACCCAGGACTCTGGGAGCCTTGTGACTCAGTCTGCCACTCAGCCTCCTCTGAGATATGTCTTAGTCTTTATATTATCCCCTGAACAAtcaggaagggtgtgtgtgtgtgtgtgtctgttggggtggccttcctctctgcttcacCTCCTGACCTGGTTCTCCCCAACAGACTGTACCTGGGAAATCCCATGGACCCTCCTGACCTGCTGAGTGTGGAACTGAGCACCTCCCGACCCACCCAGCACCTAGGACGGGTGAAAAGTAAGAGCTCTTCCTTCCTAGGTGTTCCCCGTTCACTGGCCACCCTGAGCCTGCTGTTGTACTCTGGGGACAGTCGGGTCAGGGCAGCAGGTGGGACAGCTGGATCCCTGGCTCCGGCTGGGCGTGGGGCGCGAGCAGAGAGGCAGCTGTATCCGCCGCCGCCGAGGAGGGGATCCTTGGGctggccctgccctgccctgcctctgcagccccagcttcctcttcctccctccctcctcaccaggCTCTTCAGATCCTGGCTTTCCTTACTGCCCCCAGTCACGCTCTTCTCTCCCAAGCCAACAAGTACCCCTCTTCGGGTTCCATCTCAGCTGggagccccaccccctcccagatCCCGTGCCTGTCATTCTGGAACACAGTTGTTCCGTCCGCCTCCCCATTCCTCCCATCTTCCGTTGGGTCGTGCATTTTCTCACTcctgttcatctctctctccctctccctccctttctctctctctccctctttctctccatctctgtctctctcttcccctctccttttcttttgatcTCCTGCTCACTCCATCTCTCACtttttacctccctccctccctccctttctctatcTAAACCCTTCCCTCTGTCTGGCCCTgatctccccacctcacccctgcctTGCTTGGCTATCCGTCTTTTCTGCCTCCCCTGTCCGCATGGCCTTTCTTACAGGGGAGCCTCCACCTCGCCCACCTCAGCCTGCCATCTTCACTCAGAGTAAGTGGGGCTGTTCAGGATGCCTtggcccccgcccccgccccctctctcttctctctcctctcctggaaGGTACAGAGCCCTGGCGGGAGGCTGTGTGGAAGGGGAAGCGGGTGTGTGCTGTGAGCTCTAGCTGCTGGACTGGCCCAGCATGCCTTCCTCCCTCATCTTTGCCCTCAAAGCCtgacttcctccctctctgctgtcCCTTGGCCAGCCTcacactgcagaggcagagggtgaggTTTGGGATGTGGTGGTAGCTGTGGTAGCCGTCAGGAGCTCAGTCCTGTGAGGGAGGCTCCCGTTGGCCCGTTTCTGCTGTAATGGTGTGCTACAGTACcggtggggagagagagattaCTCACCGGGGCAAAGAGCAGGACTCTTGTGTTAGGAACGAACTCAGAGACGGGTATAAATGGCGTGTTGCCGGCTCTAGCTTAGGCAGAACTGCGGATCTTTCCAGCCCACACTGAGGCTTGAAGTTCTACAGAGAAGGTTCTGTCCTGTTTGAGTAAGGTCAGGTGTGCTCTGGGCAGCAAGGGCTACCTGGAGGGGCCTTGCACAGCACGGTTAGGGGGGGACACTTGGCTAGGGAAGGTGACAGTAGTTGGGGAGACACTTGGCTTTCTTTCTCCACACTTTTACCTCCCCTGTTCCCCATTCATATCTGACACCATCTCCCTGTTGGGGTCCCCCTTTTTATCACAGAGCCAACATACGACCCCGTGAGTGAGGACCCAGACCCCCTGTCCAGCGACTTCAAGAGGCTTGGCCTGAGGAAGCCAGCCCTGCCTCGAGGGCTGTGGCTGGCAAAGCCCTCAGCCCGAGTGCCAGGCACCAAGGCAGGCCGCAGCAGTGGGGGTGAGCTCACACTCATCGACTTTGGTGAGGAACCTGTGGTCCCAACCCCACGGCCCTGTGCACCCTCCTTGGCACAGTTGGCCATGGATGCCTGCTCCTTGCTGGACAAGACACCACCACAGAGCCCCACACGGGCACTGCCACGCCCTTTACACCCCACACCTGTGGTAGACTGGGACGCGCGTCCGCTGCCCCCGCCCCCTGCCTATGATGACGTGGCCCAGGATGAGGATGACTTTGAGGTCGGCTCCATCAACAGCACGCTAGTGGGTGCAGGCCTCCCTGCTGGGCCTAGCCAAGGCGAGACCAATTACGCCTTTGTACCTGAGCAGGCGCAGATGCCCCCTGCCCTGGAGGATAACCTGTTCCTTCCAGCCCAGGGCGGAGGCAAGCCGCCCAGCTCAGTGCAGACTGCAGAGATTTTCCAGGCACTGCAGCAGGAGTGTATGCGGCAGCTACAGGTCCCCACTGGCCAGCTGACCCCCTCCCCGACCCCAGGAGGTGATGACAAGCCCCAGGTGCCACCCCGGGTACCTATTCCCCCTCGGCCCACGCGTCCACGTGTGGAGCTATCTCCAGCTCCCTCAGGTGAGGAAGAGACAAGCCGGTGGCCTGGACCTGCCTCGCCCCCCCGGGTGCCTCCC encodes:
- the Tnk2 gene encoding activated CDC42 kinase 1 isoform X10 is translated as MPAARRFPGLELSFPLLARLRRRLYTRLGSSSMQPEEGTGWLLELLSEVQLQQYFLRLRDDLNITRLSHFEYVKNEDLEKIGMGRPGQRRLWEAVKRRKAMCKRKSWMSKVFSGKRLEAEFPSQHSQSTFRKPSPTPGGLPGEGTLQSLTCLIGEKDLRLLEKLGDGSFGVVRRGEWDAPAGKTVSVAVKCLKPDVLSQPEAMDDFIREVNAMHSLDHRNLIRLYGVVLTLPMKMVTELAPLGSLLDRLRKHQGHFLLGTLSRYAVQVAEGMAYLESKRFIHRDLAARNLLLATRDLVKIGDFGLMRALPQNDDHYVMQEHRKVPFAWCAPESLKTRTFSHASDTWMFGVTLWEMFTYGQEPWIGLNGSQILHKIDKEGERLPRPEDCPQDIYNVMVQCWAHKPEDRPTFVALRDFLLEAQPTDMRALQDFEEPDKLHIQMNDVITVIEGRAENYWWRGQNTRTLCVGPFPRNVVTSVAGLSAQDISQPLQNSFIHTGHGDSDPRHCWGFPDRIDELYLGNPMDPPDLLSVELSTSRPTQHLGRVKREPPPRPPQPAIFTQKPTYDPVSEDPDPLSSDFKRLGLRKPALPRGLWLAKPSARVPGTKAGRSSGGELTLIDFGEEPVVPTPRPCAPSLAQLAMDACSLLDKTPPQSPTRALPRPLHPTPVVDWDARPLPPPPAYDDVAQDEDDFEVGSINSTLVGAGLPAGPSQGETNYAFVPEQAQMPPALEDNLFLPAQGGGKPPSSVQTAEIFQALQQECMRQLQVPTGQLTPSPTPGGDDKPQVPPRVPIPPRPTRPRVELSPAPSGEEETSRWPGPASPPRVPPREPLSPQGSRTPSPLVPPGSSPLLHRLSSSPGKAMPTTQSFASDPKYATPQVIQAPGPRAGPCILPIVRDGRKVSSTHYYLLPERPPYLERYQRFLREAQSPEEPAALPVPPLLPPPSTPAPAAPTATVRPMPQAAPDPKANFSTNNSNPGARPPSLRATARLPQRGCPGDGQEAARPADKVQMVEQLFGLGLRPRVECHKVLEMFDWNLEQAGCHLLGSCGPAHHKR
- the Tnk2 gene encoding activated CDC42 kinase 1 isoform X14, translated to MPAARRFPGLELSFPLLARLRRRLYTRLGSSSMQPEEGTGWLLELLSEVQLQQYFLRLRDDLNITRLSHFEYVKNEDLEKIGMGRPGQRRLWEAVKRRKAMCKRKSWMSKVFSGKRLEAEFPSQHSQSTFRKPSPTPGGLPGEGTLQSLTCLIGEKDLRLLEKLGDGSFGVVRRGEWDAPAGKTVSVAVKCLKPDVLSQPEAMDDFIREVNAMHSLDHRNLIRLYGVVLTLPMKMVTELAPLGSLLDRLRKHQGHFLLGTLSRYAVQVAEGMAYLESKRFIHRDLAARNLLLATRDLVKIGDFGLMRALPQNDDHYVMQEHRKVPFAWCAPESLKTRTFSHASDTWMFGVTLWEMFTYGQEPWIGLNGSQILHKIDKEGERLPRPEDCPQDIYNVMVQCWAHKPEDRPTFVALRDFLLEAQPTDMRALQDFEEPDKLHIQMNDVITVIEGRAENYWWRGQNTRTLCVGPFPRNVVTSVAGLSAQDISQPLQNSFIHTGHGDSDPRHCWGFPDRIDELYLGNPMDPPDLLSVELSTSRPTQHLGRVKKPTYDPVSEDPDPLSSDFKRLGLRKPALPRGLWLAKPSARVPGTKAGRSSGGELTLIDFGEEPVVPTPRPCAPSLAQLAMDACSLLDKTPPQSPTRALPRPLHPTPVVDWDARPLPPPPAYDDVAQDEDDFEVGSINSTLVGAGLPAGPSQGETNYAFVPEQAQMPPALEDNLFLPAQGGGKPPSSVQTAEIFQALQQECMRQLQVPTGQLTPSPTPGGDDKPQVPPRVPIPPRPTRPRVELSPAPSGEEETSRWPGPASPPRVPPREPLSPQGSRTPSPLVPPGSSPLLHRLSSSPGKAMPTTQSFASDPKYATPQVIQAPGPRAGPCILPIVRDGRKVSSTHYYLLPERPPYLERYQRFLREAQSPEEPAALPVPPLLPPPSTPAPAAPTATVRPMPQAAPDPKANFSTNNSNPGARPPSLRATARLPQRGCPGDGQEAARPADKVQMVEQLFGLGLRPRVECHKVLEMFDWNLEQAGCHLLGSCGPAHHK
- the Tnk2 gene encoding activated CDC42 kinase 1 isoform X13, giving the protein MPAARRFPGLELSFPLLARLRRRLYTRLGSSSMQPEEGTGWLLELLSEVQLQQYFLRLRDDLNITRLSHFEYVKNEDLEKIGMGRPGQRRLWEAVKRRKAMCKRKSWMSKVFSGKRLEAEFPSQHSQSTFRKPSPTPGGLPGEGTLQSLTCLIGEKDLRLLEKLGDGSFGVVRRGEWDAPAGKTVSVAVKCLKPDVLSQPEAMDDFIREVNAMHSLDHRNLIRLYGVVLTLPMKMVTELAPLGSLLDRLRKHQGHFLLGTLSRYAVQVAEGMAYLESKRFIHRDLAARNLLLATRDLVKIGDFGLMRALPQNDDHYVMQEHRKVPFAWCAPESLKTRTFSHASDTWMFGVTLWEMFTYGQEPWIGLNGSQILHKIDKEGERLPRPEDCPQDIYNVMVQCWAHKPEDRPTFVALRDFLLEAQPTDMRALQDFEEPDKLHIQMNDVITVIEGRAENYWWRGQNTRTLCVGPFPRNVVTSVAGLSAQDISQPLQNSFIHTGHGDSDPRHCWGFPDRIDELYLGNPMDPPDLLSVELSTSRPTQHLGRVKKPTYDPVSEDPDPLSSDFKRLGLRKPALPRGLWLAKPSARVPGTKAGRSSGGELTLIDFGEEPVVPTPRPCAPSLAQLAMDACSLLDKTPPQSPTRALPRPLHPTPVVDWDARPLPPPPAYDDVAQDEDDFEVGSINSTLVGAGLPAGPSQGETNYAFVPEQAQMPPALEDNLFLPAQGGGKPPSSVQTAEIFQALQQECMRQLQVPTGQLTPSPTPGGDDKPQVPPRVPIPPRPTRPRVELSPAPSGEEETSRWPGPASPPRVPPREPLSPQGSRTPSPLVPPGSSPLLHRLSSSPGKAMPTTQSFASDPKYATPQVIQAPGPRAGPCILPIVRDGRKVSSTHYYLLPERPPYLERYQRFLREAQSPEEPAALPVPPLLPPPSTPAPAAPTATVRPMPQAAPDPKANFSTNNSNPGARPPSLRATARLPQRGCPGDGQEAARPADKVQMVEQLFGLGLRPRVECHKVLEMFDWNLEQAGCHLLGSCGPAHHKR
- the Tnk2 gene encoding activated CDC42 kinase 1 isoform X9 yields the protein MQPEEGTGWLLELLSEVQLQQYFLRLRDDLNITRLSHFEYVKNEDLEKIGMGRPGQRRLWEAVKRRKAMCKRKSWMSKVFSGKRLEAEFPSQHSQSTFRKPSPTPGGLPGEGTLQSLTCLIGEKDLRLLEKLGDGSFGVVRRGEWDAPAGKTVSVAVKCLKPDVLSQPEAMDDFIREVNAMHSLDHRNLIRLYGVVLTLPMKMVTELAPLGSLLDRLRKHQGHFLLGTLSRYAVQVAEGMAYLESKRFIHRDLAARNLLLATRDLVKIGDFGLMRALPQNDDHYVMQEHRKVPFAWCAPESLKTRTFSHASDTWMFGVTLWEMFTYGQEPWIGLNGSQILHKIDKEGERLPRPEDCPQDIYNVMVQCWAHKPEDRPTFVALRDFLLEAQPTDMRALQDFEEPDKLHIQMNDVITVIEGRAENYWWRGQNTRTLCVGPFPRNVVTSVAGLSAQDISQPLQNSFIHTGHGDSDPRHCWGFPDRIDELYLGNPMDPPDLLSVELSTSRPTQHLGRVKREPPPRPPQPAIFTQKPTYDPVSEDPDPLSSDFKRLGLRKPALPRGLWLAKPSARVPGTKAGRSSGGELTLIDFGEEPVVPTPRPCAPSLAQLAMDACSLLDKTPPQSPTRALPRPLHPTPVVDWDARPLPPPPAYDDVAQDEDDFEVGSINSTLVGAGLPAGPSQGETNYAFVPEQAQMPPALEDNLFLPAQGGGKPPSSVQTAEIFQALQQECMRQLQVPTGQLTPSPTPGGDDKPQVPPRVPIPPRPTRPRVELSPAPSGEEETSRWPGPASPPRVPPREPLSPQGSRTPSPLVPPGSSPLLHRLSSSPGKAMPTTQSFASDPKYATPQVIQAPGPRAGPCILPIVRDGRKVSSTHYYLLPERPPYLERYQRFLREAQSPEEPAALPVPPLLPPPSTPAPAAPTATVRPMPQAAPDPKANFSTNNSNPGARPPSLRATARLPQRGCPGDGQEAARPADKVQMLQAMVHGVTTEECQAALQSHSWSVQRAAQYLKVEQLFGLGLRPRVECHKVLEMFDWNLEQAGCHLLGSCGPAHHKR
- the Tnk2 gene encoding activated CDC42 kinase 1 isoform X11, producing MGERSAYQRLARGEEGQQRLGSSSMQPEEGTGWLLELLSEVQLQQYFLRLRDDLNITRLSHFEYVKNEDLEKIGMGRPGQRRLWEAVKRRKAMCKRKSWMSKVFSGKRLEAEFPSQHSQSTFRKPSPTPGGLPGEGTLQSLTCLIGEKDLRLLEKLGDGSFGVVRRGEWDAPAGKTVSVAVKCLKPDVLSQPEAMDDFIREVNAMHSLDHRNLIRLYGVVLTLPMKMVTELAPLGSLLDRLRKHQGHFLLGTLSRYAVQVAEGMAYLESKRFIHRDLAARNLLLATRDLVKIGDFGLMRALPQNDDHYVMQEHRKVPFAWCAPESLKTRTFSHASDTWMFGVTLWEMFTYGQEPWIGLNGSQILHKIDKEGERLPRPEDCPQDIYNVMVQCWAHKPEDRPTFVALRDFLLEAQPTDMRALQDFEEPDKLHIQMNDVITVIEGRAENYWWRGQNTRTLCVGPFPRNVVTSVAGLSAQDISQPLQNSFIHTGHGDSDPRHCWGFPDRIDELYLGNPMDPPDLLSVELSTSRPTQHLGRVKREPPPRPPQPAIFTQKPTYDPVSEDPDPLSSDFKRLGLRKPALPRGLWLAKPSARVPGTKAGRSSGGELTLIDFGEEPVVPTPRPCAPSLAQLAMDACSLLDKTPPQSPTRALPRPLHPTPVVDWDARPLPPPPAYDDVAQDEDDFEVGSINSTLVGAGLPAGPSQGETNYAFVPEQAQMPPALEDNLFLPAQGGGKPPSSVQTAEIFQALQQECMRQLQVPTGQLTPSPTPGGDDKPQVPPRVPIPPRPTRPRVELSPAPSGEEETSRWPGPASPPRVPPREPLSPQGSRTPSPLVPPGSSPLLHRLSSSPGKAMPTTQSFASDPKYATPQVIQAPGPRAGPCILPIVRDGRKVSSTHYYLLPERPPYLERYQRFLREAQSPEEPAALPVPPLLPPPSTPAPAAPTATVRPMPQAAPDPKANFSTNNSNPGARPPSLRATARLPQRGCPGDGQEAARPADKVQMVEQLFGLGLRPRVECHKVLEMFDWNLEQAGCHLLGSCGPAHHKR